A region of Homo sapiens chromosome 17, GRCh38.p14 Primary Assembly DNA encodes the following proteins:
- the KRT36 gene encoding keratin, type I cuticular Ha6: MATQTCTPTFSTGSIKGLCGTAGGISRVSSIRSVGSCRVPSLAGAAGYISSARSGLSGLGSCLPGSYLSSECHTSGFVGSGGWFCEGSFNGSEKETMQFLNDRLANYLEKVRQLERENAELESRIQEWYEFQIPYICPDYQSYFKTIEDFQQKILLTKSENARLVLQIDNAKLAADDFRTKYETELSLRQLVEADINGLRRILDELTLCKADLEAQVESLKEELMCLKKNHEEEVSVLRCQLGDRLNVEVDAAPPVDLNKILEDMRCQYEALVENNRRDVEAWFNTQTEELNQQVVSSSEQLQCCQTEIIELRRTVNALEIELQAQHSMRNSLESTLAETEARYSSQLAQMQCLISNVEAQLSEIRCDLERQNQEYQVLLDVKARLEGEIATYRHLLEGEDCKLPPQPCATACKPVIRVPSVPPVPCVPSVPCTPAPQVGTQIRTITEEIRDGKVISSREHVQSRPL, translated from the exons ATGGCCACCCAGACCTGCACCCCTACCTTCTCCACTGGGTCTATCAAGGGCCTCTGTGGCACAGCAGGCGGCATCTCTCGGGTGTCCTCCATCCGTTCTGTGGGCTCCTGCAGGGTCCCCAGTCTCGCCGGTGCTGCAGGGTACATCTCTTCTGCTAGGTCGGGCCTCTCTGGCCTTGGGAGCTGCTTGCCTGGCTCCTACCTGTCTTCTGAGTGCCACACCTCTGGCTTTGTGGGGAGCGGGGGCTGGTTCTGCGAGGGCTCCTTCAACGGCAGCGAGAAGGAGACTATGCAGTTCCTGAACGACCGCCTGGCCAACTACCTGGAGAAGGTGCGTCAGCTGGAGCGGGAGAACGCGGAGCTGGAGAGCCGCATCCAGGAGTGGTACGAGTTTCAGATCCCATACATCTGCCCAGACTACCAGTCCTACTTCAAGACCATCGAAGATTTCCAGCAGAAG ATCCTGCTGACTAAGTCTGAGAATGCCAGGCTGGTCCTGCAGATTGATAATGCCAAGCTGGCTGCTGACGACTTCCGGACCAA GTATGAGACAGAGCTGTCTCTGCGGCAGCTAGTGGAGGCCGACATCAACGGCCTGCGTAGGATCCTGGATGAGCTGACCCTGTGCAAGGCTGACCTGGAGGCTCAGGTGGAGTCCCTGAAGGAGGAGCTGATGTGCCTCAAGAAGAATCACGAGGAG GAAGTCAGTGTACTCCGTTGCCAACTTGGGGACCGACTGAATGTGGAGGTGGACGCTGCTCCCCCAGTGGATCTCAACAAGATCCTGGAGGATATGAGATGCCAGTACGAGGCCCTGGTGGAGAATAACCGCAGAGATGTGGAGGCCTGGTTCAACAcccag ACTGAGGAGCTGAACCAGCAGGTGGTGTCCAGCTCGGAGCAGCTGCAGTGCTGCCAGACGGAGATCATCGAGCTGAGACGTACGGTCAACGCGCTAGAGATTGAGCTGCAGGCTCAGCACAGCATG CGGAATTCCTTGGAATCCACCCTGGCCGAAACCGAGGCCCGCTACAGCTCCCAGCTGGCCCAGATGCAGTGCCTGATCAGCAACGTGGAGGCCCAGCTGTCTGAGATCCGCTGCGACCTGGAGCGGCAGAACCAGGAGTACCAGGTGTTACTGGACGTCAAGGCCCGGCTGGAGGGCGAGATCGCTACCTACCGCCACCTGCTGGAGGGAGAGGACTGCAA GCTTCCTCCCCAACCTTGTGCCACGGCATGCAAGCCTGTTATTAGAGTTCCTTCTGTCCCCCCGGTGCCCTGTGTCCCCTCTGTGCCCTGCACCCCGGCTCCCCAGGTTGGCACTCAGATCCGCACCATCACCGAGGAGATCAGAGATGGGAAAGTCATCTCCTCCAGGGAGCACGTGCAGTCCCGCCCGCTGTGA
- the KRT13 gene encoding keratin, type I cytoskeletal 13 isoform a (isoform a is encoded by transcript variant 1), which translates to MSLRLQSSSASYGGGFGGGSCQLGGGRGVSTCSTRFVSGGSAGGYGGGVSCGFGGGAGSGFGGGYGGGLGGGYGGGLGGGFGGGFAGGFVDFGACDGGLLTGNEKITMQNLNDRLASYLEKVRALEEANADLEVKIRDWHLKQSPASPERDYSPYYKTIEELRDKILTATIENNRVILEIDNARLAADDFRLKYENELALRQSVEADINGLRRVLDELTLSKTDLEMQIESLNEELAYMKKNHEEEMKEFSNQVVGQVNVEMDATPGIDLTRVLAEMREQYEAMAERNRRDAEEWFHTKSAELNKEVSTNTAMIQTSKTEITELRRTLQGLEIELQSQLSMKAGLENTVAETECRYALQLQQIQGLISSIEAQLSELRSEMECQNQEYKMLLDIKTRLEQEIATYRSLLEGQDAKMIGFPSSAGSVSPRSTSVTTTSSASVTTTSNASGRRTSDVRRP; encoded by the exons ATGAGCCTCCGCCTGCAGAGCTCCTCTGCCAGCTATGGAGGTGGTTTCGGGGGTGGCTCTTGCCAGCTGGGAGGAGGCCGTGGTGTCTCTACCTGTTCAACTCGGTTTGTGTCCGGGGGATCAGCTGGGGGCTATGGAGGCGGCGTGAGCTGTGGTTTTGGTGGAGGGGCTGGTAGTGGCTTTGGAGGTGGCTATGGAGGTGGCCTTGGAGGTGGCTATGGAGGTGGCCTTGGAGGTGGCTTTGGTGGGGGTTTTGCTGGTGGCTTTGTTGACTTTGGTGCTTGTGATGGCGGCCTCCTCACTGGCAATGAGAAGATCACCATGCAGAACCTCAACGACCGCCTGGCTTCCTACCTGGAGAAGGTGCGCGCCCTGGAGGAGGCCAACGCTGACCTGGAGGTGAAGATCCGTGACTGGCACCTGAAGCAGAGCCCAGCTAGCCCTGAGCGGGACTACAGCCCCTACTACAAGACCATTGAAGAGCTCCGGGACAAG ATCCTGACCGCCACCATTGAAAACAACCGGGTCATCCTGGAGATTGACAATGCCAGGCTGGCTGCGGACGACTTCAGGCtcaa gTATGAGAATGAGCTGGCCCTGCGCCAGAGCGTGGAGGCCGACATCAACGGCCTGCGCCGGGTGCTGGATGAGCTCACTCTGTCTAAGACTGACCTGGAGATGCAGATCGAGAGCCTGAATGAAGAGCTAGCCTACATGAAGAAGAACCATGAAGAG GAGATGAAGGAATTTAGCAACCAGGTGGTCGGCCAGGTCAACGTGGAGATGGATGCCACCCCAGGCATTGACCTGACCCGCGTGCTGGCAGAGATGAGGGAGCAGTACGAGGCCATGGCAGAGAGGAACCGCCGGGATGCTGAGGAATGGTTCCACACCAAG AGTGCAGAGCTGAACAAGGAGGTGTCTACCAACACTGCCATGATTCAGACCAGCAAGACAGAGATCACGGAGCTCAGGCGCACGCTCCAAGGCCTGGAGATTgagctgcagtcccagctgaGCATG AAAGCGGGGCTGGAGAACACGGTGGCAGAGACGGAGTGCCGCTATGCCCTGCAGCTGCAGCAGATCCAGGGACTCATCAGCAGCATCGAGGCCCAGCTGAGCGAGCTCCGCAGTGAGATGGAGTGCCAGAACCAAGAGTACAAGATGCTGCTGGACATCAAGACACGTCTGGAGCAGGAGATCGCCACCTACCGCAGCCTGCTCGAGGGCCAGGACGCCAA GATGATTGGTTTCCCTTCCTCAGCAG GAAGCGTCAGCCCCCGTAGCACCTCTGTTACCACGACTTCTAGTGCCTCTGTTACCACCACCTCTAATGCCTCTGGTCGCCGCACTTCTGATGTCCGTAGGCCTTAA
- the KRT13 gene encoding keratin, type I cytoskeletal 13 isoform b (isoform b is encoded by transcript variant 2): MSLRLQSSSASYGGGFGGGSCQLGGGRGVSTCSTRFVSGGSAGGYGGGVSCGFGGGAGSGFGGGYGGGLGGGYGGGLGGGFGGGFAGGFVDFGACDGGLLTGNEKITMQNLNDRLASYLEKVRALEEANADLEVKIRDWHLKQSPASPERDYSPYYKTIEELRDKILTATIENNRVILEIDNARLAADDFRLKYENELALRQSVEADINGLRRVLDELTLSKTDLEMQIESLNEELAYMKKNHEEEMKEFSNQVVGQVNVEMDATPGIDLTRVLAEMREQYEAMAERNRRDAEEWFHTKSAELNKEVSTNTAMIQTSKTEITELRRTLQGLEIELQSQLSMKAGLENTVAETECRYALQLQQIQGLISSIEAQLSELRSEMECQNQEYKMLLDIKTRLEQEIATYRSLLEGQDAKKRQPP, encoded by the exons ATGAGCCTCCGCCTGCAGAGCTCCTCTGCCAGCTATGGAGGTGGTTTCGGGGGTGGCTCTTGCCAGCTGGGAGGAGGCCGTGGTGTCTCTACCTGTTCAACTCGGTTTGTGTCCGGGGGATCAGCTGGGGGCTATGGAGGCGGCGTGAGCTGTGGTTTTGGTGGAGGGGCTGGTAGTGGCTTTGGAGGTGGCTATGGAGGTGGCCTTGGAGGTGGCTATGGAGGTGGCCTTGGAGGTGGCTTTGGTGGGGGTTTTGCTGGTGGCTTTGTTGACTTTGGTGCTTGTGATGGCGGCCTCCTCACTGGCAATGAGAAGATCACCATGCAGAACCTCAACGACCGCCTGGCTTCCTACCTGGAGAAGGTGCGCGCCCTGGAGGAGGCCAACGCTGACCTGGAGGTGAAGATCCGTGACTGGCACCTGAAGCAGAGCCCAGCTAGCCCTGAGCGGGACTACAGCCCCTACTACAAGACCATTGAAGAGCTCCGGGACAAG ATCCTGACCGCCACCATTGAAAACAACCGGGTCATCCTGGAGATTGACAATGCCAGGCTGGCTGCGGACGACTTCAGGCtcaa gTATGAGAATGAGCTGGCCCTGCGCCAGAGCGTGGAGGCCGACATCAACGGCCTGCGCCGGGTGCTGGATGAGCTCACTCTGTCTAAGACTGACCTGGAGATGCAGATCGAGAGCCTGAATGAAGAGCTAGCCTACATGAAGAAGAACCATGAAGAG GAGATGAAGGAATTTAGCAACCAGGTGGTCGGCCAGGTCAACGTGGAGATGGATGCCACCCCAGGCATTGACCTGACCCGCGTGCTGGCAGAGATGAGGGAGCAGTACGAGGCCATGGCAGAGAGGAACCGCCGGGATGCTGAGGAATGGTTCCACACCAAG AGTGCAGAGCTGAACAAGGAGGTGTCTACCAACACTGCCATGATTCAGACCAGCAAGACAGAGATCACGGAGCTCAGGCGCACGCTCCAAGGCCTGGAGATTgagctgcagtcccagctgaGCATG AAAGCGGGGCTGGAGAACACGGTGGCAGAGACGGAGTGCCGCTATGCCCTGCAGCTGCAGCAGATCCAGGGACTCATCAGCAGCATCGAGGCCCAGCTGAGCGAGCTCCGCAGTGAGATGGAGTGCCAGAACCAAGAGTACAAGATGCTGCTGGACATCAAGACACGTCTGGAGCAGGAGATCGCCACCTACCGCAGCCTGCTCGAGGGCCAGGACGCCAA GAAGCGTCAGCCCCCGTAG
- the KRT15 gene encoding keratin, type I cytoskeletal 15, whose amino-acid sequence MTTTFLQTSSSTFGGGSTRGGSLLAGGGGFGGGSLSGGGGSRSISASSARFVSSGSGGGYGGGMRVCGFGGGAGSVFGGGFGGGVGGGFGGGFGGGDGGLLSGNEKITMQNLNDRLASYLDKVRALEEANADLEVKIHDWYQKQTPTSPECDYSQYFKTIEELRDKIMATTIDNSRVILEIDNARLAADDFRLKYENELALRQGVEADINGLRRVLDELTLARTDLEMQIEGLNEELAYLKKNHEEEMKEFSSQLAGQVNVEMDAAPGVDLTRVLAEMREQYEAMAEKNRRDVEAWFFSKTEELNKEVASNTEMIQTSKTEITDLRRTMQELEIELQSQLSMKAGLENSLAETECRYATQLQQIQGLIGGLEAQLSELRCEMEAQNQEYKMLLDIKTRLEQEIATYRSLLEGQDAKMAGIAIREASSGGGGSSSNFHINVEESVDGQVVSSHKREI is encoded by the exons ATGACCACCACATTTCTGCAAACTTCTTCCTCCACCTTTGGGGGTGGCTCAACCCGAGGGGGTTCCCTcctggctgggggaggtggcTTTGGTGGGGGGAGTCTCTCTGGGGGAGGTGGAAGCCGAAGTATCTCAGCTTCTTCTGCTAGGTTTGTCTCTTCAGGGTCAGGAGGAGGATATGGGGGTGGCATGAGGGTCTGTGGCTTTGGTGGAGGGGCTGGTAGTGTTTTCGGTGGAGGCTTTGGAGGGGGCGTTGGTGGGGGTTTTGGTGGTGGCTTTGGTGGTGGCGATGGTGGTCTCCTCTCTGGCAATGAGAAAATTACCATGCAGAACCTCAATGACCGCCTGGCCTCCTACCTGGACAAGGTACGTGCCCTGGAGGAGGCCAATGCTGACCTGGAGGTGAAGATCCATGACTGGTACCAGAAGCAGACCCCAACCAGCCCAGAATGCGACTACAGCCAATACTTCAAGACCATTGAAGAGCTCCGGGACAAG ATCATGGCCACCACCATCGACAACTCCCGGGTCATCCTGGAGATCGACAATGCCAGGCTGGCTGCGGACGACTTCAGGCTCAA GTATGAGAATGAGCTGGCCCTGCGCCAGGGCGTTGAGGCTGACATCAACGGCTTGCGCCGAGTCCTGGATGAGCTGACCCTGGCCAGGACTGACCTGGAGATGCAGATCGAGGGCCTGAATGAGGAGCTAGCCTACCTGAAGAAGAACCACGAAGAG GAGATGAAGGAGTTCAGCAGCCAGCTGGCCGGCCAGGTCAATGTGGAGATGGACGCAGCACCGGGTGTGGACCTGACCCGTGTGCTGGCAGAGATGAGGGAGCAGTACGAGGCCATGGCGGAGAAGAACCGCCGGGATGTCGAGGCCTGGTTCTTCAGCAAG ACTGAGGAGCTGAACAAAGAGGTGGCCTCCAACACAGAAATGATCCAGACCAGCAAGACGGAGATCACAGACCTGAGACGCACGATGCAGGAGCTGGAGATCGAGCTGCAGTCCCAGCTCAGCATG AAAGCTGGGCTGGAGAACTCACTGGCCGAGACAGAGTGCCGCTATGCCACGCAGCTGCAGCAGATCCAGGGGCTCATTGGtggcctggaggcccagctgaGTGAGCTCCGATGCGAGATGGAGGCTCAGAACCAGGAGTACAAGATGCTGCTTGACATAAAGACACGGCTGGAGCAGGAGATCGCTACTTACCGCAGCCTGCTCGAGGGCCAGGATGCCAA GATGGCTGGCATTGCCATCAGGGAAG CCTCTTCAGGAGGTGGTGGTAGCAGCAGCAATTTCCACATCAATGTAGAAGAGTCAGTGGATGGACAGGTGGTTTCTTCCCACAAGAGAGAAATCTAA
- the KRT15 gene encoding keratin, type I cytoskeletal 15 isoform X1, translated as MTTTFLQTSSSTFGGGSTRGGSLLAGGGGFGGGSLSGGGGSRSISASSARFVSSGSGGGYGGGMRVCGFGGGAGSVFGGGFGGGVGGGFGGGFGGGDGGLLSGNEKITMQNLNDRLASYLDKVRALEEANADLEVKIHDWYQKQTPTSPECDYSQYFKTIEELRDKIMATTIDNSRVILEIDNARLAADDFRLKYENELALRQGVEADINGLRRVLDELTLARTDLEMQIEGLNEELAYLKKNHEEWVPPILQEMKEFSSQLAGQVNVEMDAAPGVDLTRVLAEMREQYEAMAEKNRRDVEAWFFSKTEELNKEVASNTEMIQTSKTEITDLRRTMQELEIELQSQLSMKAGLENSLAETECRYATQLQQIQGLIGGLEAQLSELRCEMEAQNQEYKMLLDIKTRLEQEIATYRSLLEGQDAKMAGIAIREASSGGGGSSSNFHINVEESVDGQVVSSHKREI; from the exons ATGACCACCACATTTCTGCAAACTTCTTCCTCCACCTTTGGGGGTGGCTCAACCCGAGGGGGTTCCCTcctggctgggggaggtggcTTTGGTGGGGGGAGTCTCTCTGGGGGAGGTGGAAGCCGAAGTATCTCAGCTTCTTCTGCTAGGTTTGTCTCTTCAGGGTCAGGAGGAGGATATGGGGGTGGCATGAGGGTCTGTGGCTTTGGTGGAGGGGCTGGTAGTGTTTTCGGTGGAGGCTTTGGAGGGGGCGTTGGTGGGGGTTTTGGTGGTGGCTTTGGTGGTGGCGATGGTGGTCTCCTCTCTGGCAATGAGAAAATTACCATGCAGAACCTCAATGACCGCCTGGCCTCCTACCTGGACAAGGTACGTGCCCTGGAGGAGGCCAATGCTGACCTGGAGGTGAAGATCCATGACTGGTACCAGAAGCAGACCCCAACCAGCCCAGAATGCGACTACAGCCAATACTTCAAGACCATTGAAGAGCTCCGGGACAAG ATCATGGCCACCACCATCGACAACTCCCGGGTCATCCTGGAGATCGACAATGCCAGGCTGGCTGCGGACGACTTCAGGCTCAA GTATGAGAATGAGCTGGCCCTGCGCCAGGGCGTTGAGGCTGACATCAACGGCTTGCGCCGAGTCCTGGATGAGCTGACCCTGGCCAGGACTGACCTGGAGATGCAGATCGAGGGCCTGAATGAGGAGCTAGCCTACCTGAAGAAGAACCACGAAGAG TGGGTCCCTCCCATCCTGCAGGAGATGAAGGAGTTCAGCAGCCAGCTGGCCGGCCAGGTCAATGTGGAGATGGACGCAGCACCGGGTGTGGACCTGACCCGTGTGCTGGCAGAGATGAGGGAGCAGTACGAGGCCATGGCGGAGAAGAACCGCCGGGATGTCGAGGCCTGGTTCTTCAGCAAG ACTGAGGAGCTGAACAAAGAGGTGGCCTCCAACACAGAAATGATCCAGACCAGCAAGACGGAGATCACAGACCTGAGACGCACGATGCAGGAGCTGGAGATCGAGCTGCAGTCCCAGCTCAGCATG AAAGCTGGGCTGGAGAACTCACTGGCCGAGACAGAGTGCCGCTATGCCACGCAGCTGCAGCAGATCCAGGGGCTCATTGGtggcctggaggcccagctgaGTGAGCTCCGATGCGAGATGGAGGCTCAGAACCAGGAGTACAAGATGCTGCTTGACATAAAGACACGGCTGGAGCAGGAGATCGCTACTTACCGCAGCCTGCTCGAGGGCCAGGATGCCAA GATGGCTGGCATTGCCATCAGGGAAG CCTCTTCAGGAGGTGGTGGTAGCAGCAGCAATTTCCACATCAATGTAGAAGAGTCAGTGGATGGACAGGTGGTTTCTTCCCACAAGAGAGAAATCTAA
- the KRT15 gene encoding keratin, type I cytoskeletal 15 isoform X2 — protein sequence MTTTFLQTSSSTFGGGSTRGGSLLAGGGGFGGGSLSGGGGSRSISASSARFVSSGSGGGYGGGMRVCGFGGGAGSVFGGGFGGGVGGGFGGGFGGGDGGLLSGNEKITMQNLNDRLASYLDKVRALEEANADLEVKIHDWYQKQTPTSPECDYSQYFKTIEELRDKIMATTIDNSRVILEIDNARLAADDFRLKYENELALRQGVEADINGLRRVLDELTLARTDLEMQIEGLNEELAYLKKNHEEWVPPILQEMKEFSSQLAGQVNVEMDAAPGVDLTRVLAEMREQYEAMAEKNRRDVEAWFFSKTEELNKEVASNTEMIQTSKTEITDLRRTMQELEIELQSQLSMKAGLENSLAETECRYATQLQQIQGLIGGLEAQLSELRCEMEAQNQEYKMLLDIKTRLEQEIATYRSLLEGQDAKMAGIAIREAYSFSL from the exons ATGACCACCACATTTCTGCAAACTTCTTCCTCCACCTTTGGGGGTGGCTCAACCCGAGGGGGTTCCCTcctggctgggggaggtggcTTTGGTGGGGGGAGTCTCTCTGGGGGAGGTGGAAGCCGAAGTATCTCAGCTTCTTCTGCTAGGTTTGTCTCTTCAGGGTCAGGAGGAGGATATGGGGGTGGCATGAGGGTCTGTGGCTTTGGTGGAGGGGCTGGTAGTGTTTTCGGTGGAGGCTTTGGAGGGGGCGTTGGTGGGGGTTTTGGTGGTGGCTTTGGTGGTGGCGATGGTGGTCTCCTCTCTGGCAATGAGAAAATTACCATGCAGAACCTCAATGACCGCCTGGCCTCCTACCTGGACAAGGTACGTGCCCTGGAGGAGGCCAATGCTGACCTGGAGGTGAAGATCCATGACTGGTACCAGAAGCAGACCCCAACCAGCCCAGAATGCGACTACAGCCAATACTTCAAGACCATTGAAGAGCTCCGGGACAAG ATCATGGCCACCACCATCGACAACTCCCGGGTCATCCTGGAGATCGACAATGCCAGGCTGGCTGCGGACGACTTCAGGCTCAA GTATGAGAATGAGCTGGCCCTGCGCCAGGGCGTTGAGGCTGACATCAACGGCTTGCGCCGAGTCCTGGATGAGCTGACCCTGGCCAGGACTGACCTGGAGATGCAGATCGAGGGCCTGAATGAGGAGCTAGCCTACCTGAAGAAGAACCACGAAGAG TGGGTCCCTCCCATCCTGCAGGAGATGAAGGAGTTCAGCAGCCAGCTGGCCGGCCAGGTCAATGTGGAGATGGACGCAGCACCGGGTGTGGACCTGACCCGTGTGCTGGCAGAGATGAGGGAGCAGTACGAGGCCATGGCGGAGAAGAACCGCCGGGATGTCGAGGCCTGGTTCTTCAGCAAG ACTGAGGAGCTGAACAAAGAGGTGGCCTCCAACACAGAAATGATCCAGACCAGCAAGACGGAGATCACAGACCTGAGACGCACGATGCAGGAGCTGGAGATCGAGCTGCAGTCCCAGCTCAGCATG AAAGCTGGGCTGGAGAACTCACTGGCCGAGACAGAGTGCCGCTATGCCACGCAGCTGCAGCAGATCCAGGGGCTCATTGGtggcctggaggcccagctgaGTGAGCTCCGATGCGAGATGGAGGCTCAGAACCAGGAGTACAAGATGCTGCTTGACATAAAGACACGGCTGGAGCAGGAGATCGCTACTTACCGCAGCCTGCTCGAGGGCCAGGATGCCAA GATGGCTGGCATTGCCATCAGGGAAG CCTACTCCTTCTCTCTCTAG